GCATTTGCCGAAGCATCCCACGCCGCCGCCGAACCGGTCGGAGTCGTGTCAAACGCCGGGGTGCCAGCTGTCGGACGGATACGGATCGAAACCGAGACCGGAGGATTGGCCAGCAAGTCATCAACCAGGCCGGACGGAGGCGAATCGTAGAACAAACCGAAGCCACCGCTCACGACCGTTTTGTTATTGCCGAAAGGCGACCAGCTGAACCCAATGCGAGGCGACCAGTCCAGGAAGTCGACTCCCGGGAAAGCCTGGTGAAGCCCGCTTCGGATGTCCTGCGAATACGGAACATCGCCGGCATTCGCCCCAGCCTGTACGGAAGCCAGGGTCGAGAAGTCCCCCGTGAAGTTGGAGAAGCAGTTCGTCTGGCAAACCGGATTAGAGTTACGCTCCGCACGAATCGCAAGCGTCAGCGTCAGGTTCGACGTTACCTTCCACTCGTCCGAGGCATACATCCCAAGCCCCCACATCGCGATCGGAACGTTGCTCGACTGGTTCAGAGTCTTGCGGTACTGGTAAGCAAGTCCGTCCGCAAACTGCTGCAGACCATCCCCAACATAACCAAAGTAAGCTGCCGGATAGTTGAAGTAGAAACTGTGATCGCTCACATCGTAACGCCGGAAATTGCCGCCAAACTTAAGGCTGTGACGACCACGGTTCCAGGTAAAGTCGTCCAGGAACTGGTACTGCGTAATGTTGCGCCCTTGCGGGAAGTTGTACATCTCGTTGAAGCCCGTGAACGGAACCGAACCGTAAGTGATGATTGCATACGGGAAGGTATCCGAAGCCAGAGGCTGACTCTGCGTGAACTGCGCCACGTAGTGACTCAGCGAGGCCGTAAATGCGTTGACCGTATTCGGCCCAAAGACGTGCGTTTCCTGCAACTGCGTATCCCACGACGGCTGCTTCGAAATTGCATCGAACCGCGGGTCGACCGGGTCGATCGTTGTCGGTTGTAAACCATGGTCCATCTTCCAGCGGAAGAACGCGTTGTCCTTGTCGCCGAACCGCTGGTCCACACGGCCGCTCAAAATCCACTCCGACGCAAATGCCGTCGGTGAACTCGTGAAGTCCTCCGCGCAGTGCTGCGTTGCCGGATCAAAACCAGGCAGGTTCAGCCCATTGCAATAGTCGTCATTTGCAATTGGCTGCGCTGTGCTCGCGCCCGGCGTATTCGCCCAGAACTGAAACATCTGCTGGTACGTCGCCGCCGAGTTCGGCTGCAGATTCTGTACGTTCGCCAGAACCGCGTTCGCAAACTCCGGCGTCGGAATCACCATGTAGTCGTTGTTCGGAATGACAAAACGGAGCCCTTCCGTGTTGACGAAAAAGAACGTGCTGTCCTTCTTGATCGGTCCGCCAACTCCCGCCGCCCACTGGTTCGCATTCGAGAACGCGCGCGGAGCGCCATCGTGGTTATTGATCCAGTTATTGGCGTTCATCGCCCTTCCGTTCCATAACCACTGCGCGTTGCCATGGAACTCATTCGTGCCTGAGCGGGTGACCATCGTCACCTGCGCGCCGGAAAGCTGCCCATATTGTCCGCCGTACGGATTCGCGACCACCGTCGCTTCCTGTACTTCATTGCTGCCCAGGCTCAAGTTGCTCGCGCCTGAGTTATTAATGTTGAAGTACGGATCCATGTTGTTCTCGCCGTTGATCGTGAACAGGTTCGACGTCGCCGGCAAGCCGTTGACCGTGAAGTTTCCGTATCCGCCCTGGTTGTTCACAACTGCACCCGGGGCCGTGAATGCGATGTTCGTCACATCGCCACCAGCCGAAGGCAGTTCAGAAACCTCCAGCGCGGTGAAAGAAGTGTTCTGACTGGGGCTGGTGTTTACCAGCGGCGCCACGTCCGTCACTTCGACCGTCTGCGATTCTTTCGCCACCGACAACGTGAGATTTACCGTCGCCGTGATGCCAACCTGAACGTTGAAATTCTGTACCGTCTTTCCGAAACCCGACTGCTCGACGGAAACCTCGTAGCGTCCGGGCTTCAGTAATCCGACACGATAGAACCCCATCTCGTTCGTCGTAGCTGTATACGTCGCACCCGTATCCAGGCTCTTCACCGTCACTGTTGCGTTCGAAATGACGGCGTGAGTCGGATCGGTCACGGTGCCCGCTACATCGCCCGTTACGAGCGACTGTCCGAGCGCCGTAGCTGCCAGCAGACACACTGCCAGCAAGCACATTACAAGGGTCCAACCCTTGCTGTACTTCATATGAATGAATCCTCCTGGTTTTCCAACTGAGCGCGTGCCAGAACTCAGGCAATGAGGACAACAGACTTGCTATGAATGCCCAGGACCCGAGCCCAACTTATGTACCCAACTGCAACTGCAAACCAACCTGAAAGGTGAATGAATCACCAT
This region of Terriglobia bacterium genomic DNA includes:
- a CDS encoding carboxypeptidase regulatory-like domain-containing protein, translating into MKYSKGWTLVMCLLAVCLLAATALGQSLVTGDVAGTVTDPTHAVISNATVTVKSLDTGATYTATTNEMGFYRVGLLKPGRYEVSVEQSGFGKTVQNFNVQVGITATVNLTLSVAKESQTVEVTDVAPLVNTSPSQNTSFTALEVSELPSAGGDVTNIAFTAPGAVVNNQGGYGNFTVNGLPATSNLFTINGENNMDPYFNINNSGASNLSLGSNEVQEATVVANPYGGQYGQLSGAQVTMVTRSGTNEFHGNAQWLWNGRAMNANNWINNHDGAPRAFSNANQWAAGVGGPIKKDSTFFFVNTEGLRFVIPNNDYMVIPTPEFANAVLANVQNLQPNSAATYQQMFQFWANTPGASTAQPIANDDYCNGLNLPGFDPATQHCAEDFTSSPTAFASEWILSGRVDQRFGDKDNAFFRWKMDHGLQPTTIDPVDPRFDAISKQPSWDTQLQETHVFGPNTVNAFTASLSHYVAQFTQSQPLASDTFPYAIITYGSVPFTGFNEMYNFPQGRNITQYQFLDDFTWNRGRHSLKFGGNFRRYDVSDHSFYFNYPAAYFGYVGDGLQQFADGLAYQYRKTLNQSSNVPIAMWGLGMYASDEWKVTSNLTLTLAIRAERNSNPVCQTNCFSNFTGDFSTLASVQAGANAGDVPYSQDIRSGLHQAFPGVDFLDWSPRIGFSWSPFGNNKTVVSGGFGLFYDSPPSGLVDDLLANPPVSVSIRIRPTAGTPAFDTTPTGSAAAWDASANAFSTGYLAGESYNQINAAVTAAGGVFTAPSFTSIVGTMHAPRWQEWNLQIQREINPSTSLTVNYAGNHGIHIPYTNAWYNAYDPYELYGGLVPYEPTVPNYGTITQVMSGAVSNYNGLTVSLRRQMSKWVTAHVNYTWSHNLDEVSNGGVFTYGDSILGQMQPDGLKAGNYGNSDYDVRHNFSADYVINPSLNVANGFLKNVLNGWQWSGKVFWRSGLPFSVVDGYWNGAIYNGGSTILAQPIAGVTGQTSCGSAAGGSDGSSCLNAAAFVDSTADSFMGYTAFSSQRRNQFRGPSFFNMDMNLFKNINVGERMKFAVGAQAFNVFNHPNFGTPDYNLFDSNFGKITSMTTVPTSPYGNFLGFDSSPRVVQLTLKMTF